The Coffea arabica cultivar ET-39 chromosome 4e, Coffea Arabica ET-39 HiFi, whole genome shotgun sequence genome includes a window with the following:
- the LOC113741577 gene encoding serine/threonine protein phosphatase 2A 55 kDa regulatory subunit B beta isoform isoform X2, whose product MNGGDGGEVTAAPPAGPPPPLEWKFSQVFGERTAGEEVQEVDIISAIEFDKTGDHLATGDRGGRVVLFERTDMKEHGGSRRDLERMDYPASRHPEFRYKTEFQSHEPEFDYLKSLEIEEKINKIRWCQTANGALFLLSTNDKTIKFWKVQEKKVKKISEMNIDPSKVVGNGSASSSTVSSSPKPCLANGAYPDRSYSCLNNDMTFPPGGIPSLRLPVVTSTETSLVARCRRVYAHAHDYHINSISNNSDGETFISADDLRINLWNLEISNQSFNIVDVKPANMEDLTEVITSAEFHPTHCNMLAYSSSKGSIRLIDLRQSALCDSHSKLFEEQEAPGSRSFFTEIIASISDIKFAKDGRYILSRDYMTLKLWDINMDSGPVATFQVHEYLRPKLCDLYENDSIFDKFECCLSGDGLRVATGSYSNLFRVFGCATGSTEAATLEASKNPMRRQVQTPSRPSRSLSSSITRVVRRGAESPGVDANGNSFDFTTKLLHLAWHPVENSVACAAANSLYMYYA is encoded by the exons ATGAACGGTGGTGATGGTGGAGAGGTCACGGCAGCTCCTCCGGCGGGGCCACCACCGCCGCTCGAGTGGAAATTCTCTCAGGTTTTCGGTGAACGCACGGCGGGCGAAGAAGTTCAGGAAG TTGACATCATCTCAGCAATTGAGTTTGATAAAACTGGCGACCATCTTGCTACCGGTGACCGTGGAGGCAGAGTGGTGTTGTTTGAGAGGACAGATATGAAGGAG CATGGTGGAAGTCGAAGAGACTTAGAAAGGATGGATTATCCAGCGAGTCGGCATCCAGAATTCCGTTACAAGACAGAATTCCAGAGTCATGAACCTGAG TTTGACTATCTGAAGAGTCTGGAGATCGAGGAAAAAATCAACAAGATTCGGTGGTGCCAAACAGCTAATGGTGCCCTCTTTCTTCTGTCCACTAATGATAAAACAATCAAGTTTTGGAAG GTCCAAGAGAAgaaagtcaagaaaatttctgagaTGAATATTGATCCATCTAAGGTTGTTGGAAATGGTAGTGCTTCTAGTTCTACTGTTTCATCCAGTCCTAAGCCATGTCTTGCAAATGGAGCCTACCCCGATAGATCATATAGTTGCTTGAACAATGACATGACATTTCCACCTGGGGGCATTCCATCACTGCGTTTGCCCGTG GTTACAAGCACTGAAACTAGTCTTGTTGCAAGATGCAGAAGGGTTTATGCTCATGCTCATGACTATCACATTAATTCAATTTCAAATAACAG tgaTGGTGAAACATTTATATCAGCTGATGACTTACGAATAAACCTTTGGAACTTGGAAATTAGTAACCAAAGTTTCAATATAGTTGATGTTAAGCCAGCAAATATGGAGGATCTAACTG AGGTCATAACTTCAGCAGAGTTTCACCCTACCCACTGTAACATGTTAGCATATAGTAGTTCAAAGGGATCAATTCGTCTGATTGATTTGCGGCAGTCAGCTTTGTGTGATTCACATTCTAAATT GTTTGAGGAACAGGAGGCACCTGGTTCAAGATCATTTTTCACTGAGATAATAGCTTCAATTTCAGATATTAAATTTGCAAAGGATGGTAGATATATTCTTAGTCGTGATTACATGACCCTTAAG CTATGGGACATTAATATGGATTCTGGTCCTGTTGCAACCTTCCAGGTTCATGAGTATCTAAGACCAAAG CTGTGTGACTTATATGAAAATGATTCCATCTTTGATAAGTTTGAGTGTTGCCTGAGCGGTGACGGCCTGCGTGTAGCAACTGGTTCTTACAG CAATCTCTTCCGTGTTTTCGGTTGTGCGACGGGTAGTACTGAAGCAGCTACTCTTGAAGCAAGCAAAAACCCAATGAG GAGACAAGTCCAGACTCCTTCAAGGCCTTCAAGATCCCTGAGCAGCAGTATTACCCGTGTTGTGAGAAGAG GAGCAGAAAGTCCAGGAGTTGATGCAAATGGGAACTCGTTTGATTTTACAACGAAGCTGCTCCACCTGGCGTGGCATCCAGTGGAAAACTCAGTTGCTTGTGCAGCTGCCAACAGCTTGTACATGTATTATGCGTGA
- the LOC113741577 gene encoding serine/threonine protein phosphatase 2A 55 kDa regulatory subunit B beta isoform isoform X1: protein MNGGDGGEVTAAPPAGPPPPLEWKFSQVFGERTAGEEVQEVDIISAIEFDKTGDHLATGDRGGRVVLFERTDMKEHGGSRRDLERMDYPASRHPEFRYKTEFQSHEPEFDYLKSLEIEEKINKIRWCQTANGALFLLSTNDKTIKFWKVQEKKVKKISEMNIDPSKVVGNGSASSSTVSSSPKPCLANGAYPDRSYSCLNNDMTFPPGGIPSLRLPVVVTSTETSLVARCRRVYAHAHDYHINSISNNSDGETFISADDLRINLWNLEISNQSFNIVDVKPANMEDLTEVITSAEFHPTHCNMLAYSSSKGSIRLIDLRQSALCDSHSKLFEEQEAPGSRSFFTEIIASISDIKFAKDGRYILSRDYMTLKLWDINMDSGPVATFQVHEYLRPKLCDLYENDSIFDKFECCLSGDGLRVATGSYSNLFRVFGCATGSTEAATLEASKNPMRRQVQTPSRPSRSLSSSITRVVRRGAESPGVDANGNSFDFTTKLLHLAWHPVENSVACAAANSLYMYYA from the exons ATGAACGGTGGTGATGGTGGAGAGGTCACGGCAGCTCCTCCGGCGGGGCCACCACCGCCGCTCGAGTGGAAATTCTCTCAGGTTTTCGGTGAACGCACGGCGGGCGAAGAAGTTCAGGAAG TTGACATCATCTCAGCAATTGAGTTTGATAAAACTGGCGACCATCTTGCTACCGGTGACCGTGGAGGCAGAGTGGTGTTGTTTGAGAGGACAGATATGAAGGAG CATGGTGGAAGTCGAAGAGACTTAGAAAGGATGGATTATCCAGCGAGTCGGCATCCAGAATTCCGTTACAAGACAGAATTCCAGAGTCATGAACCTGAG TTTGACTATCTGAAGAGTCTGGAGATCGAGGAAAAAATCAACAAGATTCGGTGGTGCCAAACAGCTAATGGTGCCCTCTTTCTTCTGTCCACTAATGATAAAACAATCAAGTTTTGGAAG GTCCAAGAGAAgaaagtcaagaaaatttctgagaTGAATATTGATCCATCTAAGGTTGTTGGAAATGGTAGTGCTTCTAGTTCTACTGTTTCATCCAGTCCTAAGCCATGTCTTGCAAATGGAGCCTACCCCGATAGATCATATAGTTGCTTGAACAATGACATGACATTTCCACCTGGGGGCATTCCATCACTGCGTTTGCCCGTGGTA GTTACAAGCACTGAAACTAGTCTTGTTGCAAGATGCAGAAGGGTTTATGCTCATGCTCATGACTATCACATTAATTCAATTTCAAATAACAG tgaTGGTGAAACATTTATATCAGCTGATGACTTACGAATAAACCTTTGGAACTTGGAAATTAGTAACCAAAGTTTCAATATAGTTGATGTTAAGCCAGCAAATATGGAGGATCTAACTG AGGTCATAACTTCAGCAGAGTTTCACCCTACCCACTGTAACATGTTAGCATATAGTAGTTCAAAGGGATCAATTCGTCTGATTGATTTGCGGCAGTCAGCTTTGTGTGATTCACATTCTAAATT GTTTGAGGAACAGGAGGCACCTGGTTCAAGATCATTTTTCACTGAGATAATAGCTTCAATTTCAGATATTAAATTTGCAAAGGATGGTAGATATATTCTTAGTCGTGATTACATGACCCTTAAG CTATGGGACATTAATATGGATTCTGGTCCTGTTGCAACCTTCCAGGTTCATGAGTATCTAAGACCAAAG CTGTGTGACTTATATGAAAATGATTCCATCTTTGATAAGTTTGAGTGTTGCCTGAGCGGTGACGGCCTGCGTGTAGCAACTGGTTCTTACAG CAATCTCTTCCGTGTTTTCGGTTGTGCGACGGGTAGTACTGAAGCAGCTACTCTTGAAGCAAGCAAAAACCCAATGAG GAGACAAGTCCAGACTCCTTCAAGGCCTTCAAGATCCCTGAGCAGCAGTATTACCCGTGTTGTGAGAAGAG GAGCAGAAAGTCCAGGAGTTGATGCAAATGGGAACTCGTTTGATTTTACAACGAAGCTGCTCCACCTGGCGTGGCATCCAGTGGAAAACTCAGTTGCTTGTGCAGCTGCCAACAGCTTGTACATGTATTATGCGTGA
- the LOC113741577 gene encoding serine/threonine protein phosphatase 2A 55 kDa regulatory subunit B beta isoform isoform X3 — MNGGDGGEVTAAPPAGPPPPLEWKFSQVFGERTAGEEVQEVDIISAIEFDKTGDHLATGDRGGRVVLFERTDMKEHGGSRRDLERMDYPASRHPEFRYKTEFQSHEPEFDYLKSLEIEEKINKIRWCQTANGALFLLSTNDKTIKFWKVQEKKVKKISEMNIDPSKVVGNGSASSSTVSSSPKPCLANGAYPDRSYSCLNNDMTFPPGGIPSLRLPVTSTETSLVARCRRVYAHAHDYHINSISNNSDGETFISADDLRINLWNLEISNQSFNIVDVKPANMEDLTEVITSAEFHPTHCNMLAYSSSKGSIRLIDLRQSALCDSHSKLFEEQEAPGSRSFFTEIIASISDIKFAKDGRYILSRDYMTLKLWDINMDSGPVATFQVHEYLRPKLCDLYENDSIFDKFECCLSGDGLRVATGSYSNLFRVFGCATGSTEAATLEASKNPMRRQVQTPSRPSRSLSSSITRVVRRGAESPGVDANGNSFDFTTKLLHLAWHPVENSVACAAANSLYMYYA, encoded by the exons ATGAACGGTGGTGATGGTGGAGAGGTCACGGCAGCTCCTCCGGCGGGGCCACCACCGCCGCTCGAGTGGAAATTCTCTCAGGTTTTCGGTGAACGCACGGCGGGCGAAGAAGTTCAGGAAG TTGACATCATCTCAGCAATTGAGTTTGATAAAACTGGCGACCATCTTGCTACCGGTGACCGTGGAGGCAGAGTGGTGTTGTTTGAGAGGACAGATATGAAGGAG CATGGTGGAAGTCGAAGAGACTTAGAAAGGATGGATTATCCAGCGAGTCGGCATCCAGAATTCCGTTACAAGACAGAATTCCAGAGTCATGAACCTGAG TTTGACTATCTGAAGAGTCTGGAGATCGAGGAAAAAATCAACAAGATTCGGTGGTGCCAAACAGCTAATGGTGCCCTCTTTCTTCTGTCCACTAATGATAAAACAATCAAGTTTTGGAAG GTCCAAGAGAAgaaagtcaagaaaatttctgagaTGAATATTGATCCATCTAAGGTTGTTGGAAATGGTAGTGCTTCTAGTTCTACTGTTTCATCCAGTCCTAAGCCATGTCTTGCAAATGGAGCCTACCCCGATAGATCATATAGTTGCTTGAACAATGACATGACATTTCCACCTGGGGGCATTCCATCACTGCGTTTGCCC GTTACAAGCACTGAAACTAGTCTTGTTGCAAGATGCAGAAGGGTTTATGCTCATGCTCATGACTATCACATTAATTCAATTTCAAATAACAG tgaTGGTGAAACATTTATATCAGCTGATGACTTACGAATAAACCTTTGGAACTTGGAAATTAGTAACCAAAGTTTCAATATAGTTGATGTTAAGCCAGCAAATATGGAGGATCTAACTG AGGTCATAACTTCAGCAGAGTTTCACCCTACCCACTGTAACATGTTAGCATATAGTAGTTCAAAGGGATCAATTCGTCTGATTGATTTGCGGCAGTCAGCTTTGTGTGATTCACATTCTAAATT GTTTGAGGAACAGGAGGCACCTGGTTCAAGATCATTTTTCACTGAGATAATAGCTTCAATTTCAGATATTAAATTTGCAAAGGATGGTAGATATATTCTTAGTCGTGATTACATGACCCTTAAG CTATGGGACATTAATATGGATTCTGGTCCTGTTGCAACCTTCCAGGTTCATGAGTATCTAAGACCAAAG CTGTGTGACTTATATGAAAATGATTCCATCTTTGATAAGTTTGAGTGTTGCCTGAGCGGTGACGGCCTGCGTGTAGCAACTGGTTCTTACAG CAATCTCTTCCGTGTTTTCGGTTGTGCGACGGGTAGTACTGAAGCAGCTACTCTTGAAGCAAGCAAAAACCCAATGAG GAGACAAGTCCAGACTCCTTCAAGGCCTTCAAGATCCCTGAGCAGCAGTATTACCCGTGTTGTGAGAAGAG GAGCAGAAAGTCCAGGAGTTGATGCAAATGGGAACTCGTTTGATTTTACAACGAAGCTGCTCCACCTGGCGTGGCATCCAGTGGAAAACTCAGTTGCTTGTGCAGCTGCCAACAGCTTGTACATGTATTATGCGTGA